Proteins from one Oncorhynchus masou masou isolate Uvic2021 chromosome 12, UVic_Omas_1.1, whole genome shotgun sequence genomic window:
- the LOC135549856 gene encoding death-associated protein kinase 2-like has product MAVFNMLENVEDLYEIGEILGSGHFGQVREVRERATGARWAGKFLKIRKCASSRLGMERKNVEREVEVLQALQHPNIMALKDVFESRAEVVLVLELISGGELFDFIAEKENLTESDAIDFMKQILLGVGFMHNKQIGHFDLKPENIMLSDKMAPNPDIKIIDFGLAHCLQSGEEYRCMSGTPQYISPEVINYEPLSTAVDMWSIGVITYILLSGLSPFQGDTDEETLRNIIALNYKFEDHHFSMTSAMAKDFIQKLFVKDQNERMTAEECLHHPWIKPLTRKQVTNRNRSSINMKTFKKFNAKRKWKMSYNMVWMCNRMHRLKLLCKTSALAGEELRPCESDQEDTETKPASLIRRRLSNSS; this is encoded by the exons ATGGCCGTCTTTAATATGCTTGAGAATGTGGAAGACCTCTATGAGATCGGAGAAATACTTGGGAG TGGCCACTTTGGGCAGGTGAGGGAGGTGCGCGAGCGGGCCACAGGGGCTCGCTGGGCTGGGAAGTTCCTGAAGATCAGGAAGTGCGCTAGCAGCCGGCTGGGCATGGAGAGGAAGAATGTGGAACGGGAGGTTGAGGTCCTGCAGGCCCTACAGCATCCCAACATCATGGCCTTGAAGGATGTGTTTGAGAGCCGGGCCGAGGTGGTGCTGGTGCTGGAGCt TATTAGTGGAGGAGAGCTGTTTGACTTCATTGCTGAGAAGGAGAACCTGACGGAGAGCGACGCCATCGACTTCATGAAGCAGATACTACTGGGCGTGGGCTTTATGCACAACAAACAAATAGGCCATTTTGACTTAAAG CCGGAAAACATCATGCTGTCGGACAAGATGGCACCAAACCCCGACATTAAGATAATTGACTTTGGGCTGGCCCACTGCTTGCAGTCGGGGGAGGAGTACAGGTGCATGAGTGGCACCCCCCAGTACATTT ccCCTGAAGTGATCAACTACGAACCTCTGAGCACAGCTGTGGACatgtg GAGCATCGGAGTGATCACCTACATACT ACTGAGTGGTTTGTCCCCGTTCCAAGGGGACACGGACGAGGAGACACTGAGGAACATCATAGCCCTGAACTACAAGTTTGAAGACCACCACTTCAGCATGACCAGCGCCATGGCTAAAGACttcatccagaagctctttgtgaAAGATCAGAA tgagAGAATGACCGCTGAGGAGTGTCTACACCACCCCTGGATCAAG CCTCTGACACGGAAACAGGTGACCAACAGGAATCGCTCCTCCATCAACATGAAGACGTTTAAGAAGTTCAATGCCAAGAGGAAATGGAAG atGTCATATAACATGGTATGGATGTGTAACAGAATGCATCGACTGAAGCTGCTTTGTAAGACTAGTGCACTGGCGGGCGAGGAACTG AGACCGTGTGAGAGTGACCAGGAGGACACAGAGACCAAGCCAGCCTCACTCATTCGCCGGCGACTCAGCAACAGTTCATAG
- the LOC135549858 gene encoding uncharacterized protein LOC135549858, giving the protein MDFNYQRLKDVESRREEHISCPPIQPRKLVPHQHSAQDPPTRQTPPIKPRRSLKVPKTPREEVAALPAKQTIGQENKTVVKRVSPALTLGGPGPLKPLSPSLRAHTMLWFERTQLLRLRQPGHPLPRWLHGFATRREAEELLKDKQQGCFLIRLSESKIGFVLSYRGKDRCRHFIIEEEEGGRGACYLIAGEESRHRSLQELVSHYTQNPVGPFNEILNTPCDESNESFESTVKLGLQDEVGETMKGTEKEATVRSSTAPSAPDTARVQEILASSAPTDDGVPEYAVVRKVLKKSCSLPESQFRELMEVTKTGVSCVGACGRGDDDTEALYAQVNKPPSMLSQADITPKVNVGNPPGQRAEAASSILLTSSGSEEDPSYWKLEPLHTYEETPHLAQHEEEEAKEHIDFYAMGRWRDAERSAGGQDPQHHIYSEVNLRREAPSHVPFPARTAPNRPLRPPRRAVNCPPRSDGSVQRCGDAIFSSPSQHGVFLPPRSERPLTDDSGTSIYEQIPARPTSSKPSLPPPNP; this is encoded by the exons ATGGACTTCAACTACCAGCGCTTAAAAG ATGTTGAAAGCAGGCGAGAGGAGCATATCAGCTGCCCGCCTATCCAACCCCGAAAGCTTGTACCACACCAGCATTCTGCTCAAGACCCGCCCACCCGGCAGACTCCTCCAATCAAACCCAGGAGGAGCTTAAAGGTTCCCAAAACCCCCCGGGAGGAGGTGGCGGCTCTACCAGCCAAACAAACCATTGGCCAGGAGAATAAG acagtagtgaagagggtGTCTCCTGCTCTGACTCTGGGTGGCCCCGGGCCCCTGAAGCCCTTGTCTCCGTCCCTTCGGGCCCACACCATGCTGTGGTTCGAGAGGACACAGCTCCTCCGCCTGCGTCAGCCTGGCCACCCCCTACCCCGCTGGCTACATGGCTTCGCCACACGCAG GGAGGCAGAGGAGCTTCTGAAGGACAAGCAGCAGGGCTGTTTTCTGATCAGGCTCAGCGAGTCAAAGATTGGTTTTGTACTCTCGTACAG AGGAAAGGATAGATGCCGCCATTTCATCatagaggaagaagagggtggCAGAGGGGCATGTTACCTCATCGCTGGGGAGGAGAGTCGCCATAGAAGCCTGCAGGAGCTGGTCAGCCACTACACCCAGAATCCCGTGGGGCCCTTCAACGAGATTCTCAACACGCCCTGTGACGAG TCCAATGAAAGTTTTGAGAGTACAGTTAAACTGGGGTTGCAGGATGAAGTTGGAGAGACAATGAAAGGGACTGAAAAGGAAGCCACTGTACGGTCATCAACTGCACCCTCGGCTCCTGACACTGCCCGAGTTCAAGAGATATTGGCTAGCTCAGCCCCTACAGATGACGGGGTGCCAGAGTATGCTGTGGTCAGGAAGGTGCTCAAGAAGTCCTGTTCTCTACCAGAAAGCCAGTTTAGGGAACTGATGGAG GTGACAAAAACTGGTGTTAGCTGTGTAGGAGCATGTGGGAGAGGTGATGACGACACCGAAGCACTGTACGCTCAGGTCAACAAGCCACCAAGCATGCTTTCCCAGGCAGACATAACTCCCAAAGTCAATGTGGGCAACCCACCAGGCCAGAGGGCGGAGGCAGCGTCCTCCATCCTGCTCACGAGCAGTGGCTCCGAAGAGGACCCGAGTTACTGGAAGCTGGAGCCCCTGCACACCTACGAGGAAACCCCTCATCTGGCCCAACACGAAGAAGAAGAGGCAAAGGAACACATTGACTTCTACGCCATGGGGCGCTGGCGGGATGCCGAGAGGAGCGCAGGCGGGCAAG ACCCCCAGCATCACATCTATTCAGAGGTGAACCTAAGGAGAGAGGCCCCCAGTCATGTTCCCTTTCCAGCCAGGACAGCCCCCAACCGGCCTTTACGACCGCCTCGCAGGGCCGTTAACTGCCCCCCTCGATCAGACGGAAGTGTGCAG CGATGTGGAGATGCCATCTTTTCTTCCCCATCCCAACATGGGGTCTTTCTGCCACCTCGTTCAGAACGACCTTTGACTGATGACTCAGGCACCAGCATCTACGAACAGATCCCAGCGAGGCCAACCAGCTCAAAGCCTTCACTGCCTCCACCCAACCCCTGA